In Bacteroidota bacterium, a single window of DNA contains:
- a CDS encoding glycosyltransferase produces the protein MPAPKISVVVITRNRLAYLRECVESVLLQDYPAFELLIGDNGSTDGTVEYLRELTGRDNRVMALFNGRNLGSCEGRNLLLQRAAGDLWFIIDDDAAFQFRDDLLKVVSVFEKHTRAGAIGFTVVNADDPKTLNLWMYQANPDRARNTEFRSAQFASCAVCFRREAMEVSKFAPGEYFVNSFFYSWDEFPIAWRLLETGWECWYSPLVAIRHYGSSTIDVPTAHRVRLDAKSIGQFAGLILPFPHGWWRYVVRLSLWMLKRATRTHTLKACLTGFLEGIPAFFSERRKRIKVRASTVRGFIRLVEAEKIITNYE, from the coding sequence ATGCCTGCTCCGAAAATCAGTGTCGTCGTCATCACGCGCAACAGGCTCGCATACCTACGAGAGTGTGTGGAGTCGGTCCTCTTGCAGGACTATCCAGCGTTCGAACTACTGATCGGAGATAACGGCTCGACGGATGGTACGGTCGAGTATCTTCGAGAGTTGACAGGACGTGACAACCGCGTGATGGCGCTTTTCAATGGCCGCAACCTTGGTTCGTGCGAAGGACGCAATCTGTTGCTTCAGCGTGCGGCGGGGGACTTGTGGTTTATCATCGATGACGACGCCGCATTTCAATTCCGGGACGATCTTCTCAAAGTAGTCTCGGTGTTCGAGAAGCACACGAGAGCCGGAGCAATTGGATTTACCGTTGTCAATGCCGACGATCCAAAGACACTTAATCTTTGGATGTATCAGGCCAATCCCGATCGCGCTCGGAACACGGAATTCCGCTCCGCACAGTTTGCAAGCTGTGCCGTGTGTTTCCGGCGGGAAGCGATGGAGGTGTCGAAGTTTGCACCGGGAGAATATTTTGTCAATTCGTTCTTCTATAGCTGGGATGAATTCCCAATCGCCTGGCGGCTGCTCGAAACCGGATGGGAATGTTGGTATTCTCCGTTGGTCGCAATCCGGCATTATGGTTCATCGACAATTGACGTTCCGACGGCCCACCGTGTGCGATTAGATGCGAAAAGTATTGGCCAGTTTGCCGGACTGATATTGCCCTTTCCGCATGGCTGGTGGCGGTATGTGGTACGGCTCAGCCTCTGGATGCTGAAGCGCGCTACGCGCACGCACACGCTGAAAGCGTGCCTCACCGGATTCTTGGAAGGCATCCCCGCGTTCTTCTCCGAACGCCGAAAGCGTATCAAGGTACGGGCTTCAACAGTCCGGGGCTTTATTCGCTTGGTGGAAGCTGAGAAAATAATTACGAATTACGAATGA
- a CDS encoding FG-GAP-like repeat-containing protein — protein MRIVLSFLFALLAAGCLRAQVCTVKHDGGIYSGHDATGGHPLWEESVMLQPKGPCKVVLLYLYLFGTTPVQDTIWLAGDASEGLTPPSHYVWDHNLLTDPIVFTTNGKTGWDTIDISDRNVRSDGYDRIVVQHRLRTGGPALCIARGGLTKPVASFLYDPWTPNSGFYNIPGILYLPSGDYMARLGVRYDYPAGDSSQAPPPATLVDVATQVGLASGSAHVLADRVSVADWNGDGWDDIAIGSMFFQNKGDGTFQDVSSKINIAASSTVWGDFDNDGLIDCYAINGGTGDKLFKNNGDGTFTDVTAHSALMNPYPTVTPIWFDYDHDGWLDLYIANGRSVDAQGNETYHPQKLWHNNQNGTFTDVSDDAQITNGDPDPYYDCWGAAPGDYDRDGWPDIFVATYRLAPDLLFHNLHDGSFEEVGAATGVQGTETVVPNYFGHGIGCDWGDFNNDGLPDLAVGNLGHPDQRGQYSNPSLIFKNGGGPDFQFTDMHQQMGLKFREMNAGIIWLDLNNDGYLDLWHCQYSYNDVGDTVGLPLIEQYRPSRMYLNEGPDSNFRLKDVTWQLGSLIHGSWTAARGDFNHDGRMDIVAASGKKSQGVKLFQNNIAGAGNWIEVRLKGDPVHKVPMDAYGTSITVWAHGMQIYRDLMGGGSGTTGTQNTNMYHFGLGSATVVDSLVIRYPNSRRRTMYDVAANQLYTIPYDESKNAVLLGLQGAVLQVGEVTTSSSAASVSITMPSTAHSLTLRILDVLGHVLAVSIHSEALSGPQFLRLASPLASGIYFLQAETEHGSVSRKFSVLR, from the coding sequence ATGCGAATTGTACTATCGTTTCTTTTTGCACTACTCGCCGCCGGTTGTTTGCGGGCACAAGTCTGTACCGTTAAGCATGATGGTGGGATCTACTCCGGTCATGATGCGACTGGAGGTCACCCACTTTGGGAGGAGAGCGTCATGCTCCAGCCAAAAGGGCCCTGCAAAGTTGTCCTGCTTTATCTGTATCTCTTCGGCACGACGCCGGTCCAGGACACGATTTGGCTTGCCGGCGATGCCTCCGAAGGTCTGACGCCACCGAGCCATTATGTCTGGGACCATAATCTATTGACAGATCCAATCGTATTTACCACGAATGGTAAGACAGGCTGGGATACAATCGATATTAGCGACCGCAATGTCCGAAGCGATGGCTACGATCGCATCGTTGTGCAGCATCGCTTGAGAACAGGAGGCCCGGCGCTTTGCATTGCGCGTGGTGGGCTCACAAAGCCGGTTGCATCTTTTTTGTATGATCCCTGGACGCCCAATTCGGGCTTTTACAACATTCCGGGGATTCTGTATCTGCCCAGCGGCGACTACATGGCTCGGCTCGGGGTGCGCTATGATTATCCGGCCGGCGATTCTTCTCAAGCTCCTCCGCCAGCTACGCTTGTCGATGTCGCCACGCAAGTTGGTCTTGCTTCGGGTAGTGCACATGTCCTGGCTGATAGGGTGAGTGTCGCTGATTGGAATGGTGATGGATGGGATGACATAGCGATCGGCTCGATGTTTTTCCAGAACAAGGGCGACGGTACGTTCCAAGACGTTTCTTCGAAGATCAATATTGCCGCTTCGTCAACGGTATGGGGCGATTTCGATAATGATGGCCTGATCGACTGTTATGCAATCAATGGTGGCACGGGTGACAAGCTCTTCAAAAATAATGGCGATGGGACTTTTACCGATGTAACGGCACATTCCGCCCTGATGAATCCCTACCCAACAGTTACGCCGATTTGGTTCGATTACGATCACGATGGCTGGCTCGATCTCTACATTGCGAATGGCCGTTCCGTTGATGCGCAAGGCAATGAGACCTATCATCCACAGAAACTCTGGCACAACAATCAGAATGGGACCTTCACGGATGTCAGTGACGATGCGCAAATTACCAATGGCGATCCGGATCCTTACTATGACTGCTGGGGTGCCGCACCGGGTGATTACGATCGCGATGGATGGCCAGATATATTCGTAGCCACGTACCGTCTCGCCCCAGATTTACTCTTTCACAATTTGCATGACGGAAGCTTCGAGGAAGTCGGTGCCGCGACGGGTGTACAAGGAACCGAGACCGTTGTTCCGAACTATTTCGGACACGGTATTGGGTGTGATTGGGGTGATTTCAATAATGATGGCTTGCCGGATCTTGCAGTCGGAAACCTCGGTCATCCCGATCAGCGCGGGCAGTATTCGAATCCGTCGCTCATTTTCAAGAATGGTGGCGGTCCCGATTTTCAATTTACGGACATGCACCAGCAAATGGGGCTCAAGTTTCGTGAGATGAATGCCGGCATTATCTGGCTCGATTTGAATAATGATGGGTATCTCGATCTTTGGCATTGCCAGTACTCTTACAATGATGTTGGAGATACCGTAGGTCTTCCGCTCATCGAGCAGTACCGTCCATCGCGGATGTATTTGAACGAGGGGCCAGACAGCAACTTCCGTCTTAAGGATGTCACGTGGCAGCTTGGTTCACTGATTCACGGGTCATGGACTGCTGCACGTGGGGATTTCAATCATGATGGACGTATGGATATTGTCGCGGCGAGTGGCAAGAAGAGCCAGGGCGTGAAGCTGTTTCAAAACAATATTGCGGGTGCCGGCAACTGGATCGAAGTTCGGCTCAAGGGCGACCCGGTGCACAAGGTCCCGATGGATGCGTATGGAACCTCGATCACCGTTTGGGCGCATGGCATGCAGATCTATCGGGATCTGATGGGCGGCGGTAGCGGCACAACCGGCACTCAAAATACCAACATGTATCACTTCGGTCTCGGAAGCGCAACGGTTGTGGATAGTTTGGTCATTCGGTATCCGAATTCCCGGCGCCGCACCATGTATGATGTTGCTGCAAATCAGTTATACACCATTCCTTATGATGAGAGTAAGAACGCTGTTCTATTGGGATTACAGGGTGCCGTGCTCCAGGTTGGCGAAGTAACGACCAGCTCTTCCGCAGCAAGTGTTTCCATTACAATGCCGTCAACGGCGCACAGTCTCACGCTAAGGATTCTAGATGTGCTTGGGCATGTACTTGCTGTGTCAATTCATTCTGAGGCTCTCTCCGGTCCGCAGTTTCTGCGGCTCGCTTCGCCACTTGCCAGCGGCATTTATTTTCTGCAAGCGGAAACCGAGCATGGCAGTGTGAGCCGCAAGTTCAGCGTCCTGCGCTGA
- a CDS encoding DivIVA domain-containing protein produces the protein MRLSALEIKKKEFQQKMRGCDPEEVQAFLDQASMEVETLGTEKKELEDALMTARERLEHYTALEQTIEKTLAAAQQTAVTMTEQAKREAELILREAEIERSRKLNDGRMENERVERALLTLRTEYDVTLARMRSLLSSFSTFVATLERDRENTSMSTNGIPSIATSEAATASV, from the coding sequence ATGCGTCTGAGCGCCCTCGAAATCAAGAAGAAGGAATTTCAACAGAAGATGCGCGGCTGCGACCCCGAGGAGGTGCAGGCGTTTTTGGATCAGGCCTCGATGGAAGTCGAGACGCTTGGTACGGAAAAAAAAGAGCTCGAAGATGCACTGATGACCGCGCGGGAACGGCTCGAACATTACACCGCGCTGGAGCAAACAATTGAAAAGACGCTCGCCGCGGCGCAACAGACGGCCGTCACGATGACCGAGCAGGCGAAACGCGAAGCCGAATTGATCCTCCGAGAAGCCGAGATCGAGCGTTCACGCAAACTGAATGATGGCCGAATGGAGAACGAGCGCGTGGAGCGAGCGTTGCTAACACTCCGAACGGAGTACGACGTAACGCTGGCCCGCATGCGTTCCCTGCTGTCGAGTTTCTCCACGTTTGTTGCAACGCTTGAACGAGACCGGGAGAATACCTCCATGTCGACGAATGGTATTCCCTCCATTGCAACAAGCGAAGCCGCCACTGCAAGTGTCTGA
- a CDS encoding YggS family pyridoxal phosphate-dependent enzyme, producing the protein MTSQNLRSIESRIRDACRRAGRERKDVRLLPVTKTRSIAAVQQMYDLGLRDFGESRVQELLEKKTALSADIRWHFIGHLQSNKVRQIASFISSVQSIDSIETARELAKRAAEHQRVIRILVEVNISGEAQKQGVAPRDVQALVVQIVETCPSLVVAGLMGMASLEEDLGRTRPQFRILRELRNEIQERQPQLKSFTELSMGMSNDFEIAIEEGATIVRIGSALFASDE; encoded by the coding sequence GTGACATCACAGAATCTCAGATCTATCGAGAGTCGAATCAGGGATGCTTGTCGCCGCGCCGGACGTGAGCGCAAAGATGTTCGCTTGCTGCCTGTTACGAAAACCCGATCCATCGCGGCGGTTCAGCAAATGTATGATCTTGGTCTCCGAGATTTTGGAGAGAGCCGCGTCCAGGAATTGTTAGAAAAGAAGACCGCGCTTTCGGCTGATATTCGCTGGCATTTTATCGGCCATCTACAATCGAACAAGGTTCGGCAAATAGCATCCTTCATAAGTTCTGTTCAATCGATAGATTCGATAGAGACCGCACGTGAGCTTGCGAAAAGAGCAGCCGAGCACCAGAGAGTCATTCGCATTCTGGTCGAGGTCAACATCAGCGGTGAGGCGCAAAAGCAGGGCGTGGCTCCACGTGATGTCCAAGCCTTAGTGGTTCAAATTGTGGAAACGTGTCCAAGTCTCGTCGTTGCAGGCCTGATGGGGATGGCGTCGCTCGAAGAAGATCTCGGGCGGACGCGACCGCAATTCCGCATCCTGCGCGAACTTCGCAATGAGATTCAGGAACGGCAACCGCAATTAAAGAGCTTTACAGAGCTATCGATGGGCATGTCGAACGATTTCGAAATTGCCATCGAGGAAGGAGCGACTATTGTCCGTATTGGCAGCGCACTTTTTGCGAGCGATGAGTAG
- the atpG gene encoding ATP synthase F1 subunit gamma, with protein sequence MATLRDIRRRIAGVKSTSKITQAMKMVAAAKLRRAQDSINAARPYARALEHLLKELLRSASLEGARSPLLSGRSSDKDERVILIVVTSDRGLAGAFNSNLLKFTESRIRDLYQAHKDSGRLSIVPIGRRSTDYFTKRGYKIAAKYPGIFTKLEFDTARSITLFVSDLYNRDEADRVELLFNEFRSVVSQRPIAERLMPVLDPSSFVEGKGEPERDYIFEPDPISILNVLVPRHLETMLWRALLESNAAEQGARMTAMDSATRNARDLISALQLTYNKARQAAITKEILEISGGAEALAKG encoded by the coding sequence ATGGCGACATTACGCGACATTCGTCGGCGCATTGCAGGCGTTAAATCCACCTCAAAAATCACGCAGGCGATGAAGATGGTCGCGGCGGCCAAACTTCGCCGTGCGCAGGATTCCATCAATGCCGCACGGCCATATGCTCGCGCGCTCGAACATCTGCTCAAGGAGTTGCTTCGCAGCGCCTCCCTCGAAGGGGCGCGCTCACCATTGCTATCCGGGCGGAGTTCGGATAAAGATGAGCGCGTGATCCTGATCGTGGTGACAAGTGACCGGGGTCTCGCTGGGGCCTTCAATTCGAATTTGCTGAAGTTTACGGAGAGCCGCATTCGCGATCTGTATCAGGCGCACAAGGATTCAGGCCGACTATCGATTGTTCCGATCGGACGCCGATCGACAGACTATTTCACCAAACGCGGCTACAAGATCGCAGCCAAATACCCCGGCATCTTTACAAAGCTCGAGTTCGATACCGCGCGCTCGATCACACTGTTTGTCAGTGATCTGTACAATCGCGATGAGGCCGACCGGGTCGAATTGCTTTTCAACGAATTCCGCTCCGTCGTGTCGCAGCGGCCAATTGCGGAGCGATTGATGCCAGTCCTCGATCCATCGAGTTTTGTCGAAGGTAAAGGCGAGCCCGAGCGGGATTATATTTTCGAACCGGACCCGATCTCGATCCTGAATGTTCTGGTGCCGCGACACCTGGAAACCATGCTGTGGCGCGCATTGCTCGAATCCAATGCGGCCGAACAAGGAGCCCGCATGACAGCAATGGATTCCGCCACGCGCAATGCGAGGGACCTCATTAGCGCATTGCAGCTTACCTATAACAAGGCCCGTCAGGCCGCGATCACAAAGGAAATTCTGGAGATTTCCGGCGGCGCCGAGGCACTGGCGAAGGGATAA
- a CDS encoding GWxTD domain-containing protein, whose translation MTNCAKRLIVSFCLSGVMFSGTCLRAQQADSTHADSLGRTAFRTTNVVPYAPSGLERTIDLVLSGGAGLYDRGSTSGFQAMANADFFARTSSLNLTAGFHFGFSKPATEGLTLGLRFPISETDPNHGIFADVALLVTDNGQDSDAFQTGLRGALAARSGLFEYRLAAEFRRLPFSGGPLEAWGGVEAGFAFNLLREGIREPSRKDSLWAALKYIASAQDFEDLQRVQSSAELDRWLDSFWESRNPTGSPRNEVREEYMRRIRFANEHYGTEHHLGVATDMGRVLLLYGEPDRTENAFSTVSQDRKYQLWVMEGRVKGYQTAIFLFVALEGGRYSAYYVGQGGFREVYSNVRGEYSDGIPSDLPPAMLNYVQTFGR comes from the coding sequence ATGACTAATTGCGCGAAACGACTCATCGTCTCCTTTTGCCTTTCCGGCGTGATGTTTTCGGGCACCTGCCTGCGAGCCCAACAAGCAGATAGTACACACGCCGATTCTCTCGGTCGTACGGCGTTTCGGACAACGAATGTTGTGCCCTATGCACCATCGGGGCTCGAGCGGACAATCGATTTGGTACTCAGTGGAGGGGCCGGACTCTATGATCGAGGCAGCACAAGCGGGTTTCAGGCGATGGCCAATGCCGATTTCTTTGCGCGAACAAGTTCGCTCAATCTGACAGCAGGATTTCACTTCGGGTTTTCTAAGCCAGCCACAGAGGGCCTTACGCTGGGTCTCAGATTCCCGATTTCGGAAACAGATCCCAACCACGGTATCTTCGCTGATGTAGCGTTGCTCGTGACTGATAATGGTCAGGATAGCGATGCTTTCCAGACAGGGCTACGGGGTGCGCTCGCTGCGAGGTCCGGACTGTTTGAATATCGATTGGCAGCCGAGTTTCGGCGTCTGCCTTTTTCTGGTGGGCCGCTCGAAGCATGGGGAGGAGTTGAAGCGGGGTTTGCTTTCAATCTTCTCCGTGAGGGAATTCGTGAGCCTTCTCGGAAGGATTCCCTCTGGGCCGCTCTGAAATATATCGCGAGCGCGCAGGATTTTGAGGATTTGCAGAGGGTCCAATCCAGTGCTGAACTTGATCGCTGGCTCGATAGCTTCTGGGAAAGCAGGAATCCGACTGGCTCGCCTCGCAACGAGGTCCGGGAGGAATATATGCGTCGCATTCGGTTCGCGAATGAGCACTACGGGACCGAGCATCATTTGGGCGTGGCAACAGACATGGGGCGCGTGCTGCTGCTCTATGGCGAGCCGGATCGCACTGAAAATGCCTTTTCGACCGTCAGCCAGGACCGAAAATATCAACTTTGGGTCATGGAAGGCAGAGTGAAGGGATACCAAACGGCAATATTTTTGTTTGTCGCGCTCGAAGGCGGACGGTATTCTGCCTATTATGTGGGCCAGGGCGGATTTCGGGAGGTTTATTCGAATGTTCGAGGTGAATATTCCGATGGCATTCCCAGCGATTTGCCACCCGCGATGCTCAATTACGTTCAGACGTTTGGAAGATAG
- the atpA gene encoding F0F1 ATP synthase subunit alpha, whose amino-acid sequence MMAAVRPDEVSAILRQQLAGFEKEVDVYDVGTVLMIGDGVARVYGLSKVMAGELLEFPNGVLGMALNLEEDNVGAVLFGDETLVKEGDTVRRTSRIASMPVSDAMLGRVVNPLGIPVDGGPEITPERYLPLERKALGVMQRQPVKEPLQTGIKAIDGMIPIGRGQRELIIGDRQTGKTAVAIDTIINQKYTHTEEAAKRGIQPVYCIYVAIGQKASTVANVRTKLEEQGAMAFTTIIIATASDPAPLQFIAPYSGATLGEHFRDSGRHALVVYDDLSKQAAAYREVSLLLRRPPGREAYPGDVFYLHSRLLERASKLSNELGGGSLTALPVIETQAGDVSAYIPTNVISITDGQIYLEPNLFNAGIRPAINVGISVSRVGGSAQIKAMKKVAGTLRLDLAQYRELEAFAKFGSDLDKATQQMLRRGQRLVELLKQGQYQPLPVEEQVVSLFAGTQGFLDMLPVEDVRRFELALLEAIRVRQPELLTAIADKKEMTPEITEQLKKTIGDFAASFK is encoded by the coding sequence ATCATGGCAGCAGTGCGTCCGGATGAAGTCAGTGCCATTCTTCGTCAGCAACTGGCGGGGTTTGAGAAAGAAGTCGATGTCTATGACGTGGGCACGGTGCTCATGATTGGCGATGGCGTCGCACGCGTGTATGGTCTTTCGAAGGTCATGGCTGGTGAGTTGCTGGAATTCCCGAATGGAGTGCTCGGCATGGCCCTGAATCTCGAAGAGGACAATGTCGGCGCCGTTTTGTTTGGTGATGAAACCCTTGTCAAGGAAGGGGATACCGTCCGCCGAACCAGCCGTATTGCCTCGATGCCGGTCAGCGATGCCATGTTGGGGCGCGTGGTCAATCCGCTCGGCATTCCGGTCGATGGCGGTCCGGAAATCACACCAGAGAGATATCTTCCGCTCGAACGCAAGGCGCTTGGTGTGATGCAGAGGCAGCCCGTTAAAGAACCGCTGCAAACCGGTATCAAGGCAATTGATGGAATGATCCCGATTGGACGCGGCCAGCGCGAACTCATTATCGGCGATCGCCAGACTGGAAAGACAGCGGTTGCGATCGATACGATCATCAACCAGAAGTATACCCACACAGAAGAAGCTGCCAAGCGCGGCATCCAGCCCGTCTATTGTATTTATGTGGCGATCGGTCAGAAGGCTTCGACCGTTGCGAACGTGCGCACTAAGCTCGAAGAGCAGGGCGCGATGGCATTCACAACGATCATCATTGCCACAGCATCCGATCCGGCACCACTGCAATTCATCGCTCCATATTCCGGCGCAACACTTGGCGAGCATTTCCGCGATTCAGGACGACATGCGCTCGTGGTGTATGACGACCTTTCGAAACAAGCCGCAGCGTATCGTGAAGTTTCCCTATTGCTTCGCCGGCCACCGGGACGCGAGGCCTACCCCGGCGATGTGTTTTATCTTCACTCACGCTTGCTCGAGCGTGCGAGCAAGCTGTCGAACGAACTCGGTGGCGGATCGCTGACGGCGCTTCCCGTGATCGAAACGCAGGCTGGCGACGTATCTGCATACATTCCCACGAATGTGATTTCGATTACGGACGGTCAGATTTATCTCGAGCCGAATCTTTTCAACGCCGGTATCCGCCCTGCCATCAATGTTGGTATTTCGGTTTCACGCGTGGGTGGAAGTGCCCAGATTAAGGCAATGAAGAAAGTTGCCGGCACTTTGCGTTTGGATCTCGCACAGTATCGCGAGCTCGAGGCATTTGCCAAATTCGGCTCCGATCTTGATAAGGCGACACAGCAGATGCTTCGTCGCGGTCAGCGCCTTGTCGAACTTCTCAAGCAGGGCCAGTATCAGCCGTTGCCGGTCGAGGAGCAGGTAGTCTCCCTGTTCGCAGGCACTCAAGGATTTCTAGACATGCTCCCAGTCGAGGATGTTCGCCGATTCGAGCTTGCTCTACTCGAAGCGATACGGGTTCGGCAGCCCGAATTGCTCACCGCCATTGCAGATAAGAAGGAAATGACGCCGGAGATCACCGAACAACTGAAGAAGACAATCGGCGATTTTGCCGCCAGTTTCAAATAG
- the atpH gene encoding ATP synthase F1 subunit delta encodes MNRRIAHRYALALIGLAEELKILDPIADDMHSLEETIRDSRGLKILLGSPVVSPDRKLKVLREIFDHQLQEQTMAFVSLLVRKGRSEYLFATAEEFLNMLDARRGILHARIQSASTLSEEQRIEVQAKLERMTGKRIRPAFSLDPELRGGFIARIGDELVDASLSHQLELLREQFQRGGSPILN; translated from the coding sequence ATGAATCGACGCATCGCACATCGGTATGCATTAGCACTGATCGGATTGGCCGAGGAGCTTAAAATCCTCGACCCAATTGCCGATGATATGCATTCTCTTGAAGAGACCATTCGCGATTCGCGAGGACTGAAGATCCTGCTAGGAAGTCCGGTCGTGAGCCCAGACCGGAAGCTCAAAGTATTGCGGGAGATCTTCGACCATCAGCTTCAAGAGCAGACGATGGCGTTCGTTTCGTTACTGGTTCGTAAAGGCCGATCCGAATATCTCTTTGCGACAGCGGAAGAGTTTTTGAATATGCTTGACGCCCGTCGCGGCATTTTGCATGCGCGTATTCAGAGCGCAAGTACATTGTCGGAAGAGCAAAGGATCGAAGTGCAGGCGAAGCTCGAACGAATGACTGGCAAACGGATTCGTCCGGCATTCTCGCTCGATCCTGAACTTCGCGGTGGATTCATCGCTCGGATTGGCGATGAGTTGGTCGATGCCAGCCTTTCCCACCAACTCGAATTGCTTCGCGAACAATTTCAGCGTGGTGGTTCGCCAATCTTGAATTGA
- the atpF gene encoding F0F1 ATP synthase subunit B, whose amino-acid sequence MLEINPGLMIWTFIIFIGLLVILGKTAWKPLLASLKTREQAIADSLDRAEQARADAERLIAENQKERVLAEAEIQKALKEGRDYAEKMRKDLVEKAKVEAARLLAQARLEIEHDTQHAIRQLRSEAADLAILATSKLLDENMNEDRHRAVINKMIADMPDNQRSKVTA is encoded by the coding sequence ATGCTTGAAATCAACCCAGGTCTGATGATCTGGACGTTCATCATCTTCATCGGTCTCCTCGTGATTTTGGGGAAGACCGCATGGAAGCCGTTGCTCGCGTCGTTGAAAACACGCGAGCAGGCGATTGCCGATTCGCTCGACCGAGCAGAACAGGCGCGCGCCGATGCGGAACGTCTGATCGCGGAAAACCAAAAGGAACGCGTCCTTGCCGAAGCGGAAATCCAAAAAGCGCTGAAGGAAGGGCGTGACTACGCCGAGAAAATGCGCAAGGACCTGGTCGAGAAAGCCAAGGTCGAAGCGGCCCGATTGCTGGCACAGGCGCGGCTGGAGATCGAACACGATACGCAGCATGCGATCCGTCAGCTTCGCTCGGAAGCCGCCGATCTTGCCATTCTGGCGACATCCAAATTGCTGGATGAGAACATGAATGAGGACCGGCATCGCGCTGTCATCAATAAGATGATCGCCGATATGCCAGATAATCAGCGCTCAAAAGTCACAGCATGA
- the atpE gene encoding ATP synthase F0 subunit C, whose protein sequence is MNPAGFAFLGAGIGAGVAVLGAGQGIGKLVSSAIESLARQPEMAGGLRTTMIIVAALIEGIALFALVICIILATK, encoded by the coding sequence ATGAATCCAGCAGGATTTGCATTCTTAGGAGCCGGAATCGGAGCGGGTGTTGCGGTGCTCGGCGCAGGACAAGGTATCGGCAAGCTCGTTTCGTCGGCTATCGAGTCATTGGCCCGTCAGCCAGAGATGGCAGGCGGTCTTCGCACGACGATGATCATCGTCGCGGCGCTCATCGAAGGTATCGCGCTCTTCGCGCTCGTTATCTGCATCATTCTCGCGACCAAGTAA
- the atpB gene encoding F0F1 ATP synthase subunit A: MMEGQDTIALTSSQTAPAEAAKPNFFNEGFGFLGNHHTLDFTLDAGPVHFGKVPLPYMFFDQGSFHYFGSESSLVSTGVYTTDMSKEASPIGEKGKAIRKDGHPIGLDLSITSNLFFLLFGTLITLVVLRTAASKAKKSLVPKGLRNMVEVLIVFVRDDIVSPNVAEPYGEQLLPYFLTTFFFLMIVNLCGLLPYGHTATSSLEITAALAVCTFIVTQVVGIRSQGIKTFLLHLTGGLHEMELSIFMKIFLLLIMVPIEIMGLFTKPFALAIRLFANMTAGHIIIVSLICLTFMFHSLAVGAFVTVPFSLFVYLLEIFVAVLQAYIFTTLSAVFIGMMAHSEHDEHVHDKDLPHPPDGDHLIGTVHA; this comes from the coding sequence ATGATGGAAGGCCAGGATACGATCGCGTTAACCTCGTCCCAGACTGCCCCAGCCGAGGCGGCCAAGCCGAACTTCTTCAATGAAGGGTTCGGATTTCTGGGCAACCACCACACCCTCGATTTTACCCTCGATGCCGGCCCGGTTCATTTTGGCAAGGTGCCACTGCCGTATATGTTCTTCGACCAAGGTAGCTTCCACTATTTTGGCAGTGAGTCTTCCTTAGTTTCGACGGGTGTCTACACGACCGATATGAGCAAGGAAGCCTCGCCGATTGGCGAGAAGGGGAAGGCGATCCGTAAGGACGGCCATCCGATCGGATTAGACCTTTCGATCACGTCGAATTTGTTCTTCTTGCTATTTGGAACGCTCATCACGTTGGTTGTGCTGCGCACCGCTGCGTCCAAGGCCAAGAAATCGCTGGTGCCAAAGGGGCTTCGGAATATGGTCGAAGTACTTATCGTATTCGTGCGCGACGACATTGTTTCGCCGAACGTCGCTGAACCATATGGCGAACAACTTCTGCCTTATTTCCTCACGACGTTCTTCTTCCTCATGATCGTGAACTTGTGTGGGCTGCTGCCATACGGACACACGGCGACGAGTTCGCTCGAGATCACCGCGGCACTCGCAGTCTGCACGTTCATCGTCACCCAGGTGGTCGGTATTCGCTCGCAGGGTATTAAGACGTTTCTGCTCCACCTGACGGGTGGATTGCATGAGATGGAGCTTTCGATCTTTATGAAGATCTTCCTGCTCCTCATCATGGTGCCCATCGAGATCATGGGGCTATTCACGAAGCCATTCGCACTTGCGATTCGTCTTTTTGCGAACATGACGGCAGGGCACATCATCATCGTGTCGCTCATTTGCCTGACATTCATGTTTCACAGTCTGGCGGTCGGCGCGTTCGTGACGGTGCCGTTCTCGCTATTTGTCTATCTGTTAGAGATTTTCGTTGCGGTGCTGCAGGCGTACATTTTTACGACCCTGTCGGCAGTATTTATCGGGATGATGGCGCACTCAGAGCACGATGAGCATGTTCACGACAAGGACTTGCCACATCCGCCGGATGGCGATCATCTGATCGGGACGGTCCATGCGTAG